A region of Flavobacterium album DNA encodes the following proteins:
- a CDS encoding inorganic phosphate transporter, which produces MTLLIIIIVLALIFDYINGFHDAANAIATIVATKVLTPFQAVVWAAFFNFLAYWVFGFGVADTVAKTAHTMDINLVVILAGVIAAICWNLLTWWLGIPSSSSHTLIGGFAGAAIAHAGFNVVAWYTPGKDGGMPSGVLIIIAFIVLAPLLGALVSYLISIWLLNSSRKDTIYPKIFTALLMVATIVFVYFMMQGYDEIKKPRFESHFWSVAFEPHNIKWLLVAFIILTISTFCLFFSRLTHSKAESWLKRMQLLSSASFSLGHGGNDSQKVMGIIAAAVAVYIHTSGASQESMPEWLDVVLPKDNVEGKMPAWIPLACYSAIAAGTLSGGWKIVKTMGSKITKVTSFEGVAAETAGALTLYFTEHLKIPVSTTHTITGSIIGVGLTKRVSAVRWGVTVSLVWAWILTIPVSAVLAAIVYYILSLFL; this is translated from the coding sequence ATGACGCTCCTTATAATAATTATTGTATTAGCGCTGATCTTTGACTACATCAACGGTTTCCATGATGCCGCGAATGCTATCGCTACCATTGTGGCTACCAAAGTGCTCACGCCTTTCCAGGCGGTAGTCTGGGCGGCCTTTTTTAATTTCCTTGCCTATTGGGTATTCGGCTTTGGTGTTGCCGATACGGTAGCCAAAACCGCCCACACCATGGACATTAACCTCGTGGTTATCCTTGCCGGTGTCATTGCGGCAATCTGCTGGAACCTCCTTACCTGGTGGCTTGGGATACCTTCAAGTTCGTCACACACCCTTATCGGTGGCTTTGCGGGCGCTGCTATTGCCCACGCTGGCTTTAACGTAGTGGCCTGGTACACACCGGGAAAAGATGGCGGGATGCCTTCAGGGGTACTCATCATTATTGCGTTTATCGTTTTGGCGCCGCTGCTGGGTGCCTTGGTATCGTACCTTATTTCTATCTGGCTGCTTAACTCGTCACGAAAAGATACCATTTATCCGAAGATATTTACGGCTTTGTTAATGGTAGCTACTATTGTGTTTGTATATTTTATGATGCAGGGCTATGATGAGATCAAAAAGCCGCGTTTCGAATCGCATTTTTGGAGTGTTGCTTTCGAGCCTCACAATATAAAATGGCTGTTGGTAGCATTCATCATACTCACGATAAGCACATTCTGCCTGTTCTTCAGCAGGCTTACCCACAGCAAAGCCGAATCATGGCTAAAAAGGATGCAGCTGCTTTCTTCGGCATCGTTTAGCCTTGGCCATGGTGGTAACGACTCACAAAAAGTTATGGGTATCATAGCTGCGGCAGTTGCTGTATATATCCACACAAGCGGTGCATCGCAGGAAAGCATGCCGGAATGGCTGGATGTTGTGCTGCCTAAAGACAACGTGGAAGGTAAAATGCCTGCCTGGATACCGTTGGCCTGTTACTCTGCGATCGCAGCGGGTACTTTGAGCGGTGGTTGGAAAATTGTAAAAACAATGGGTTCCAAGATAACAAAGGTAACCTCGTTTGAAGGTGTTGCCGCAGAAACTGCCGGTGCGCTTACGCTATACTTCACAGAGCACCTTAAGATCCCGGTGAGTACCACACATACCATTACAGGTTCGATTATAGGTGTAGGCCTTACCAAACGTGTTTCGGCTGTGCGCTGGGGTGTTACCGTAAGCCTTGTATGGGCATGGATACTAACTATACCGGTTTCTGCAGTGCTGGCGGCGATAGTATACTACATTTTAAGCCTGTTCTTATAA
- a CDS encoding DUF47 domain-containing protein: protein MSINSIFQFLVPKDKKFFPLFEQATQNLVVLSETLHEAVNAPKEQREAYFRKIEELEAIIEEIAHKTNLELSRNFITPFDREDIHALISAIDDVADYLYGAASRMRLYQVEKITKSIRKMTEITLESCQLIHAGVAELKDMKNLKGIADVCKRINKLENKSDNVFDKAVADIFENETDAKNIIKYKEVLSALESASDKCKGVANVLESISVKHS from the coding sequence ATGTCTATAAACAGTATTTTCCAATTCCTTGTACCAAAAGACAAGAAATTTTTCCCGCTTTTCGAGCAGGCAACACAAAACCTTGTAGTATTGTCCGAAACGCTTCACGAAGCAGTAAACGCCCCAAAGGAACAAAGGGAAGCCTATTTCAGGAAAATTGAAGAATTGGAAGCTATAATTGAAGAAATAGCACACAAAACCAACCTTGAGCTGAGCAGGAACTTCATAACGCCTTTTGACAGGGAAGACATCCACGCGCTTATTTCAGCTATTGACGATGTTGCAGATTACCTTTATGGTGCAGCCAGCAGGATGAGGCTGTATCAGGTTGAGAAGATCACGAAGTCAATCAGGAAAATGACCGAGATAACCCTGGAAAGCTGCCAGCTGATCCATGCAGGTGTAGCGGAACTGAAAGACATGAAGAACCTTAAAGGCATAGCCGATGTGTGCAAAAGGATCAACAAGCTTGAGAACAAATCGGATAACGTTTTTGATAAGGCTGTAGCCGATATCTTTGAAAACGAGACTGATGCCAAAAATATCATCAAATACAAAGAGGTGCTGTCGGCGCTGGAATCGGCTTCCGATAAATGCAAAGGAGTAGCGAATGTGCTGGAGTCTATCTCCGTAAAGCACTCTTAA
- a CDS encoding acyl-CoA carboxylase subunit beta — protein sequence MDINFNKNEDHNKLLLSDLKQKLAKVKLGGGEKRIEKLHAEGKMTARERIEYLLDKDSKSIEIGAFTGDGMYAEHGGCPSGGVVVKIGYVSGKQCIVVANDATVKAGAWFPITGKKNLRAQEIAMENRLPIIYLVDSAGVYLPMQDEIFPDKEHFGRIFRNNAIMSSMGITQIAAVMGSCVAGGAYLPIMSDEALIVDKTGSIFLAGSYLVKAAIGETIDNETLGGATTHCEISGVTDFKAKDDKDALDRIKSIVGKIGDYDKAGYNRIKAEKPALPEKDIYGILPKLRTEQYDMMEIINRLVDNSEFDEYKAGYGQTIITGYARIDGWAVGIVANQRKVVKSKKGEMQFGGVIYSDSADKATRFIANCNQKKIPLVFLQDVTGFMVGSKSEHGGIIKDGAKMVNAVSNSVVPKFTVVVGNSYGAGNYAMCGKAYDPRLIFAWPSAELAVMGGTQAAKVLMQIEASSLKARGETITPEKEAEMFDKIKARYDAQVSPYYAAARLWTDAIIDPLDTRKWISMGIEAANHAPIEKQFNLGVIQV from the coding sequence ATGGATATCAACTTCAATAAAAACGAAGACCACAATAAACTATTACTCTCAGACCTGAAGCAAAAACTGGCAAAAGTAAAGCTTGGAGGCGGCGAAAAACGCATCGAAAAGCTGCATGCCGAAGGCAAAATGACTGCACGGGAACGCATTGAATATCTGTTGGACAAGGATAGCAAAAGCATAGAGATAGGCGCTTTTACCGGTGACGGCATGTATGCAGAGCACGGAGGGTGCCCAAGCGGCGGCGTAGTAGTGAAAATAGGCTACGTAAGCGGAAAGCAGTGCATTGTTGTTGCCAATGATGCTACCGTAAAAGCCGGTGCGTGGTTCCCTATAACCGGGAAGAAAAACCTTCGCGCACAGGAAATAGCCATGGAAAACCGCCTGCCTATCATTTACCTTGTAGATAGTGCCGGGGTATACCTGCCAATGCAGGATGAGATATTCCCGGATAAAGAGCATTTTGGGCGTATCTTCCGTAACAATGCCATTATGAGCAGCATGGGCATCACCCAGATCGCAGCCGTAATGGGCAGCTGTGTTGCCGGTGGGGCGTACCTTCCTATCATGAGCGACGAGGCACTTATTGTAGACAAAACCGGAAGCATTTTTCTTGCAGGAAGCTACCTCGTAAAGGCTGCTATTGGCGAAACTATAGATAATGAGACACTGGGCGGTGCTACTACGCACTGCGAAATATCAGGCGTGACGGATTTTAAGGCGAAAGACGACAAGGATGCGCTGGACAGGATCAAAAGCATTGTAGGCAAAATAGGCGATTATGACAAGGCCGGATACAACCGCATAAAAGCCGAAAAGCCTGCCCTGCCCGAGAAAGATATTTACGGTATCCTGCCAAAACTGCGCACCGAGCAATACGACATGATGGAAATCATTAACCGCCTGGTGGATAACAGCGAATTTGACGAATACAAAGCAGGCTACGGCCAAACGATAATAACCGGATATGCCCGCATCGACGGCTGGGCTGTGGGCATTGTAGCTAACCAGCGCAAAGTGGTGAAGTCTAAAAAAGGTGAAATGCAGTTTGGTGGCGTAATTTATTCGGACAGTGCCGATAAGGCAACCCGTTTTATAGCGAACTGCAACCAGAAGAAAATACCATTAGTGTTCCTTCAGGACGTTACCGGTTTTATGGTAGGCTCCAAATCTGAACACGGAGGTATTATTAAGGACGGCGCTAAAATGGTAAACGCGGTAAGTAACTCGGTAGTGCCTAAATTCACTGTAGTAGTAGGAAACTCCTATGGTGCGGGCAACTACGCCATGTGCGGGAAAGCTTATGACCCAAGGCTGATATTCGCCTGGCCAAGCGCCGAGCTTGCGGTAATGGGCGGTACCCAGGCGGCAAAAGTGTTGATGCAGATAGAAGCCTCATCATTAAAAGCAAGGGGAGAAACCATAACTCCTGAAAAAGAAGCCGAAATGTTCGATAAGATAAAGGCACGTTATGATGCGCAGGTATCGCCATATTATGCCGCTGCAAGATTGTGGACCGATGCCATCATCGACCCGCTGGATACCCGCAAATGGATATCGATGGGTATTGAGGCCGCTAACCATGCACCAATTGAAAAACAATTTAACCTTGGGGTGATTCAGGTGTGA
- a CDS encoding class I SAM-dependent methyltransferase, protein MENKRPQLSETELQELAAQLRCPNGEDGLKVGEMMNFTNSNMIAKAIESLHLTDGDDVLEIGPGNGMHVKEIIYSGEEINYRGIDISPDMVKEAQKRNKGLSAVAFQLADGETIPYGESRFDKVLTTNTIYFWKDPQAYASEIARVLKPGGMVSIGFIPKSTMQHIPFAKYGFTLYDVETVKGLMATAGLEAISAVTEKEFVTGGSGQQIEREFVIFTAKK, encoded by the coding sequence ATGGAAAACAAGCGTCCCCAACTCTCGGAAACCGAATTGCAGGAACTTGCTGCCCAACTGCGCTGCCCGAACGGCGAAGATGGGCTGAAAGTAGGCGAAATGATGAATTTTACCAACAGCAACATGATAGCCAAAGCGATAGAAAGCCTGCATCTTACCGATGGCGATGATGTACTGGAAATAGGCCCAGGCAATGGGATGCATGTAAAGGAAATCATCTACAGCGGTGAAGAAATCAATTACCGTGGAATTGATATTTCCCCTGACATGGTGAAGGAAGCCCAAAAGCGGAACAAGGGCTTATCAGCGGTTGCTTTCCAGCTGGCCGACGGCGAAACGATTCCTTATGGTGAGAGCAGGTTTGATAAAGTACTCACCACCAATACCATTTATTTCTGGAAAGACCCGCAGGCCTACGCCAGTGAAATAGCACGTGTATTAAAACCGGGAGGCATGGTATCTATCGGGTTTATACCGAAAAGCACCATGCAGCACATCCCTTTTGCAAAATATGGCTTTACGCTGTATGATGTTGAAACAGTGAAAGGGCTTATGGCGACTGCGGGACTGGAAGCGATTTCGGCAGTTACGGAAAAAGAATTTGTTACCGGCGGCAGCGGACAGCAGATTGAAAGGGAGTTTGTAATATTTACCGCAAAAAAATAA
- a CDS encoding M1 family metallopeptidase, giving the protein MKKVLLLAIVFFGIYSATAQTYTRRDSLQGGLRRERTSFDVQRYDLNITLDPDKKYISGYNDISFDIVETTNRIQLDLFENMKVDSIVWSGKKMPFRRDNDAVFISFPSPIKISKGHKIRFYYSGYPLVAKNAPWDGGFVFSKDTAGKPWIGVAVQGTGASLWFPVKDHQTDEPDKGASVKVAVPNGLMDVSNGRFMGSTDLKNGYTRWDWEVKNPINNYTITLNVADYAHIHDNLRGLDLDYYVLKQNEEKAKEHFEEVKPMLECFQSKFGQYPFFEDGYKLVETPYLGMEHQSAVAYGNKYKKGYMGSDMSGTSVGMLFDYITVHESGHEWFGNSITSKDIADMWIHEGFTTYSETVFVECLYGYDKAMKYITGQQMAVSNNKPVIGVFGVNKEGSGDMYFKGALMLNTLRHVVNDDDKWWKMLLKYSETYKKKVIDTETVVAFFNKETGMNLTPFFNQYLRYKNPPILQLKLNNGKLEYRWQTDEANFKLPVAIVANGKEVRLYGTNDWKISDVDVADLKDVALQKTKFYVKVQKL; this is encoded by the coding sequence ATGAAAAAAGTATTATTACTTGCTATTGTTTTCTTCGGAATTTATTCGGCAACTGCACAAACCTACACGCGCCGCGACAGCCTCCAGGGAGGATTGCGCAGGGAACGCACCAGTTTTGACGTGCAGCGCTACGACCTCAACATTACACTCGACCCGGACAAGAAGTACATCAGCGGCTACAATGACATCTCCTTTGATATTGTTGAAACTACAAACAGAATACAACTCGACCTTTTTGAGAACATGAAGGTGGACAGCATTGTATGGAGCGGAAAAAAAATGCCCTTTAGGAGAGATAATGACGCTGTATTTATCAGTTTCCCTTCTCCCATTAAAATCAGCAAAGGCCATAAAATACGGTTTTACTATTCCGGCTACCCGCTGGTGGCGAAAAATGCACCGTGGGATGGCGGGTTTGTTTTTTCTAAAGATACCGCAGGCAAGCCGTGGATTGGTGTTGCCGTTCAGGGCACCGGGGCCAGTTTATGGTTTCCCGTAAAAGACCACCAGACCGATGAGCCTGATAAGGGCGCTTCGGTAAAGGTAGCGGTACCTAATGGGCTGATGGATGTTTCCAACGGTCGCTTTATGGGCAGTACCGACCTGAAGAACGGGTATACCCGCTGGGACTGGGAGGTAAAGAACCCTATAAATAATTACACCATCACGCTGAACGTAGCTGACTATGCCCACATACACGACAACCTGCGCGGGCTTGATCTGGACTATTACGTGCTGAAGCAAAACGAAGAGAAAGCAAAAGAGCATTTTGAAGAAGTAAAGCCTATGCTGGAATGTTTCCAGTCGAAATTCGGGCAGTACCCTTTCTTTGAAGATGGCTACAAGCTGGTGGAAACACCCTACCTGGGCATGGAACACCAAAGCGCCGTGGCTTATGGCAACAAATACAAAAAAGGCTACATGGGCAGCGATATGAGCGGCACCAGTGTGGGGATGCTTTTTGATTACATCACGGTACATGAGAGCGGGCACGAGTGGTTCGGGAACAGCATCACCTCCAAAGATATTGCCGATATGTGGATACACGAGGGCTTTACAACCTACAGCGAAACGGTATTTGTAGAATGCCTGTACGGGTATGATAAAGCCATGAAATACATTACCGGCCAGCAGATGGCAGTGTCTAATAACAAGCCGGTTATTGGTGTTTTTGGTGTAAACAAAGAAGGCTCCGGCGATATGTATTTTAAGGGCGCACTAATGCTGAATACCCTGCGCCATGTTGTAAATGACGATGACAAGTGGTGGAAAATGCTGCTGAAATATTCTGAAACCTACAAAAAAAAAGTGATCGATACCGAAACGGTGGTGGCATTCTTCAACAAAGAGACAGGAATGAACCTCACGCCTTTCTTCAACCAGTACCTGCGCTATAAAAACCCACCAATATTGCAGCTAAAGCTAAATAACGGCAAGCTGGAATACCGATGGCAAACAGATGAAGCCAACTTTAAGCTTCCTGTAGCAATTGTAGCAAACGGTAAAGAAGTGCGCCTTTATGGCACCAATGACTGGAAAATATCGGATGTGGACGTAGCCGACCTGAAAGATGTCGCCTTGCAGAAAACGAAGTTTTATGTGAAAGTGCAGAAGTTATAG